In one window of Bacteroidota bacterium DNA:
- a CDS encoding peptidylprolyl isomerase, which translates to MNKITLSLLTLVVSANSLFAQNLSDTTLLTINDENVKVSEFVEVYEKNLDLVQDPEQKKIDNYLPLFTAYKAKLIQARELGLDTLKIYQDELEGYRKDLAAPYFKDPKEEELLLKEAYERSKYDLNVSHILLLLKEDASDSDTLKAYKKLISIRKEIETGKISFADAAKKYSEGPSAKTNGELSWMSVFRMVYPFESGAYNTQVGEVSMPVRSSFGYHLIKVNDKRPSKGKVQIAHVIKLNAREGNKDSVDVANKELIDTVYAQLLEGKEFEMMARQYSDDKRSAMNGGVLPVLGAGQLLPEMEKEAFTLGEGEISKPFKTKFGWHIVKVLKKFPVGSYEDSKEELSKKLAKDNRSMYIEKSVLDHLHTKYTVEENNKLFEAVEKEIGADYLNRNWKYSGSGKSGYVLNIEGRKISASDYIEYLEKNPVNGRNKYSLDYVITNKRKAFIDSELLSYYDDNLEKEFPEFKAVMTNYREGILIYNLMNQKIWEKSQTDSLGLAKYYDDNKEKYLWPERADLVLVKCFEKKNADKVRKYLKRGKSQEYIKKKLNKDSQVGVTFQSGLVTSENEILPENFEWKEGVSKIYKKGERDYVIIDIKQFVKPQIKTLEEAENNVRSDYQVYLENLWKEELINSYKVIVDENVLSELRKKYNQ; encoded by the coding sequence ATGAATAAAATAACTCTTTCACTTTTAACTTTAGTAGTTAGTGCAAATTCTCTTTTTGCTCAAAATTTATCAGACACCACACTTTTAACGATCAACGATGAGAACGTAAAAGTATCGGAATTTGTGGAAGTATACGAAAAGAACCTCGATTTGGTTCAGGATCCTGAACAAAAGAAAATAGATAATTACCTTCCTCTGTTTACTGCTTATAAAGCAAAATTGATACAGGCAAGAGAACTGGGATTAGATACCTTGAAAATTTATCAAGATGAGCTGGAAGGTTACAGGAAAGACCTTGCTGCTCCTTATTTTAAAGATCCTAAAGAGGAAGAATTATTATTGAAAGAGGCTTATGAGAGATCGAAATATGATCTTAATGTTTCTCATATTTTACTTTTACTGAAAGAAGATGCAAGTGATTCGGATACCCTAAAGGCTTATAAAAAGTTAATTTCTATTAGAAAAGAAATTGAAACAGGAAAAATTTCTTTTGCCGATGCAGCTAAGAAATATTCTGAAGGTCCGTCAGCAAAAACCAATGGGGAACTGAGCTGGATGTCGGTTTTTAGAATGGTTTATCCTTTTGAGTCGGGAGCTTACAATACTCAGGTAGGGGAAGTAAGTATGCCGGTTAGAAGTTCTTTTGGTTATCACTTAATAAAGGTGAACGACAAACGTCCTTCAAAAGGAAAAGTACAGATAGCTCATGTTATCAAGCTGAATGCTCGTGAGGGAAATAAGGATAGCGTGGATGTAGCAAATAAAGAATTGATTGATACTGTTTATGCACAATTATTGGAAGGAAAAGAATTTGAAATGATGGCCCGTCAGTATTCCGATGATAAACGCAGTGCAATGAACGGTGGTGTTCTTCCTGTTTTAGGTGCAGGACAATTGCTTCCGGAAATGGAGAAAGAAGCTTTTACCCTGGGCGAAGGAGAGATTTCAAAACCTTTTAAAACTAAATTTGGCTGGCATATAGTAAAAGTACTTAAAAAGTTTCCGGTGGGTTCATATGAAGACTCTAAAGAGGAATTGTCTAAAAAACTGGCGAAAGATAACAGATCTATGTATATCGAGAAATCGGTTTTAGATCATTTGCATACAAAGTATACTGTAGAAGAAAACAATAAACTGTTTGAAGCTGTCGAGAAAGAGATTGGAGCCGATTACTTAAATAGAAATTGGAAATATAGTGGCTCAGGTAAATCTGGATATGTTCTTAATATTGAAGGAAGAAAAATTTCTGCTTCAGACTATATTGAATACCTGGAGAAAAATCCGGTTAATGGTCGAAATAAATATTCTCTTGATTATGTAATTACAAATAAAAGAAAGGCTTTTATCGATTCTGAACTGTTAAGCTACTATGATGATAATTTGGAAAAAGAGTTTCCTGAATTTAAAGCCGTGATGACAAATTATCGCGAAGGTATTTTGATTTATAATTTGATGAATCAGAAAATATGGGAGAAATCACAGACAGATAGTCTTGGATTGGCAAAATACTACGACGATAATAAGGAAAAATATCTTTGGCCCGAAAGAGCTGATTTAGTGTTGGTAAAATGTTTTGAAAAAAAGAATGCAGATAAAGTCCGCAAATATTTGAAGAGAGGTAAATCACAGGAGTATATCAAGAAAAAGCTTAATAAAGATTCTCAGGTAGGTGTTACTTTTCAATCCGGACTTGTAACTTCAGAAAATGAGATTTTGCCTGAAAACTTCGAATGGAAAGAAGGAGTTTCAAAAATATATAAGAAAGGTGAAAGAGATTACGTTATAATAGACATAAAACAATTCGTAAAACCACAAATAAAGACGTTGGAAGAAGCTGAAAACAATGTTAGATCTGATTATCAGGTTTACCTGGAAAACCTTTGGAAAGAAGAGTTAATAAACAGCTA
- the guaB gene encoding IMP dehydrogenase encodes MSDQKIVGEGLTYDDVLLVPAYSQILPREVSIKTKFTKNISLNTPVISAAMDTVTESDMAIAMAREGGIGVIHKNMTIERQAALIRKVKRSESGMIIDPVTLGMDAVVGDAQNLMREHRIGGIPVINEEGKLAGIVTNRDLRFEKDNDRPVVEVMTSENLVTTGVGTSLNEAEKILQKNKIEKLPVVDGDNSLVGLITFRDITKVQVKPNANKDQYGRLRVAAALGVTYDSVDRAKALAEEGVDAVVIDTAHGHTKGVVEILKAVKEAVPQVDVVVGNIATASAAKYLVEAGADAVKVGIGPGSICTTRIVAGVGYPQLSAIIEVSEALKGTGIPVIADGGIRYTGDIPKAIAAGSDSVMLGSLLAGTKEAPGETIIFEGRKFKTYRGMGSVEAMQKGSKDRYFQDVEDDIKKLVPEGIVGRVAYKGELNESMHQFVGGLRAGMGYCGAGDIETLKEAQFVRITSSGMAESHPHDITITNEAPNYSR; translated from the coding sequence ATGTCAGATCAAAAAATTGTTGGAGAAGGATTAACGTACGACGATGTACTATTAGTTCCTGCGTATTCGCAAATATTACCACGCGAAGTTTCTATCAAAACTAAATTCACTAAAAATATTTCGCTAAATACGCCTGTTATCTCGGCTGCTATGGATACTGTTACAGAATCCGATATGGCAATTGCTATGGCACGCGAAGGAGGAATTGGTGTTATCCATAAAAACATGACAATTGAACGTCAGGCCGCTTTGATCAGAAAAGTGAAAAGATCAGAGTCAGGTATGATCATCGATCCTGTAACTTTAGGCATGGATGCTGTTGTTGGTGATGCTCAAAATTTGATGAGAGAGCACCGTATCGGAGGTATTCCCGTTATTAATGAAGAAGGGAAATTAGCCGGTATTGTGACTAACAGGGATTTGCGTTTCGAAAAGGATAACGACAGACCGGTTGTTGAAGTTATGACTTCTGAAAATCTCGTAACTACAGGAGTAGGTACATCTTTAAATGAAGCCGAAAAAATACTACAGAAAAATAAAATTGAAAAATTGCCTGTTGTTGATGGTGATAACAGTTTGGTAGGCTTGATTACTTTCCGCGATATTACTAAAGTTCAGGTAAAACCAAATGCGAATAAGGATCAATATGGCCGTTTGCGTGTTGCTGCTGCTTTAGGTGTTACCTACGATTCAGTCGATAGAGCGAAGGCCCTTGCAGAGGAAGGAGTTGATGCTGTAGTAATTGATACTGCCCACGGACATACTAAAGGTGTGGTTGAAATCTTAAAGGCAGTTAAAGAGGCAGTTCCTCAGGTAGATGTAGTTGTTGGAAATATAGCTACTGCTTCTGCGGCTAAGTATTTGGTAGAAGCTGGTGCTGATGCTGTAAAAGTAGGTATTGGCCCGGGGTCAATTTGTACTACCCGTATCGTTGCAGGAGTAGGTTACCCACAACTTTCTGCTATTATTGAAGTTTCAGAAGCTCTTAAGGGTACTGGTATTCCGGTTATTGCCGATGGAGGTATTCGTTATACAGGCGATATTCCTAAGGCTATTGCAGCAGGAAGTGATTCAGTTATGCTGGGTTCTCTGTTGGCAGGAACAAAAGAAGCACCGGGAGAAACTATTATCTTCGAAGGTCGTAAGTTTAAAACTTACCGCGGAATGGGCTCTGTAGAGGCTATGCAAAAAGGATCTAAAGACCGTTATTTCCAGGATGTTGAAGACGATATCAAGAAACTGGTTCCTGAAGGAATTGTTGGTCGTGTGGCATACAAAGGAGAGCTAAACGAGTCTATGCACCAGTTTGTAGGCGGACTAAGAGCAGGTATGGGATATTGTGGCGCCGGAGATATCGAAACTCTGAAAGAAGCACAATTCGTTAGAATTACATCTTCGGGTATGGCAGAATCTCACCCTCATGATATTACTATTACAAATGAGGCACCTAATTATTCCAGATAA
- a CDS encoding LamG domain-containing protein — translation MKREIMFVFFIYSILSCQDEGKVGGIGNFVIKIDQTVLNSSVLIDNIESAIITVEDESGLSVFDSEEIILSGEDKFRASKVFKLKQGNYSLRKFLLKNKYGEVVFASPRRGSEKAQIVKKPLNLNFRILPEKETILSPDVISTRAATSKEFGYLDTTFDLIENLVVYYPFDGSVSDYSGNNNHAIDYSNKIYVDGVLGQAHNFNGSSDYLQLMNTVDATNGLTVSFWIYSRGTDGFQNNGCVLSKYNMTGSRGFLINTFGTWSDKYRNELSGHFYSNPETSDYRDCTFSGIKNEGEIPINLIPAAYKFVNPREIELNKWTHCVINVTDVEVQAWIDGELTVSKTREYIKYNDDALTPTVVGTILFGGKGTNNFLNGYLDELRIYNRPLTENEIATLAAK, via the coding sequence ATGAAAAGAGAGATAATGTTTGTTTTCTTTATTTATTCAATTTTATCTTGTCAAGATGAAGGTAAAGTTGGAGGGATAGGAAATTTTGTAATAAAAATAGATCAAACAGTATTAAATAGCTCTGTGTTAATAGATAATATTGAATCTGCTATTATCACAGTTGAGGATGAATCAGGGTTGAGTGTTTTTGATTCCGAAGAAATAATATTGAGTGGCGAAGATAAGTTTCGTGCAAGTAAGGTATTCAAACTAAAGCAGGGAAATTATTCGCTGCGTAAGTTTTTATTGAAAAATAAATATGGAGAAGTTGTTTTTGCATCACCCCGGAGAGGTTCAGAAAAGGCTCAGATAGTTAAAAAGCCTTTAAATTTAAACTTTAGGATTCTTCCGGAAAAAGAAACGATTTTATCGCCTGATGTTATTTCTACCAGAGCTGCTACTTCAAAAGAATTCGGATATTTGGATACCACCTTCGACCTCATTGAGAATTTGGTGGTGTATTATCCTTTTGACGGATCAGTAAGTGACTATAGCGGAAATAATAACCATGCAATCGACTATAGTAATAAAATATATGTAGATGGGGTATTAGGGCAGGCACATAATTTTAACGGTAGTTCAGATTATCTGCAACTGATGAATACAGTTGATGCTACCAATGGTTTGACAGTCTCTTTTTGGATATATTCAAGAGGAACAGATGGTTTTCAAAACAATGGCTGTGTATTGTCAAAATACAATATGACCGGAAGTAGAGGTTTCTTGATTAATACTTTTGGAACATGGTCAGACAAGTATAGAAATGAACTGTCGGGGCATTTTTATAGTAATCCTGAAACAAGTGATTATAGAGATTGTACCTTTTCCGGGATAAAAAATGAAGGTGAAATTCCTATAAATCTTATTCCGGCCGCATATAAGTTTGTAAATCCAAGGGAAATAGAATTAAATAAATGGACTCATTGTGTTATTAATGTAACTGATGTTGAGGTTCAGGCATGGATTGACGGTGAGCTTACAGTCTCCAAAACAAGAGAATATATAAAATATAATGATGATGCCTTAACACCAACCGTTGTTGGAACAATTTTATTTGGAGGTAAAGGGACAAATAATTTTTTAAACGGTTATTTAGATGAGTTACGCATATATAACCGTCCCTTAACCGAGAATGAGATTGCGACATTGGCAGCTAAGTAA
- a CDS encoding iron-containing alcohol dehydrogenase: MQIERGDGVAERLICLLATKFKNNRLIIITGQDNSYEIAEEFASKISNDYQLLRAIDSPSFIDKLKRDILDDDVVISIGGGKVIDISKEVAFHSKAVLIALPTVLSNDGLANGLVVIKSVNDSKSIYRKAVDYLFVDFDIISNSPDIYIKSAIGDVFSNYSALNDWMLDGDDEYVKETVELSLQKIKDVDFSNIDNTLDAIIYSGKSVEYLKNSSAISGSEHLILHSLEILFPDKMVNHGIAVASISLFTMFLQQKLEAHHVEFIFAMQIPASFLSLYPLVETQYEELFRLAKSYRQHRKTVLNSYSDFELRRQLNLFINKVDSFDKKINLYNQII; encoded by the coding sequence ATGCAAATTGAAAGAGGGGATGGTGTTGCAGAAAGATTAATATGCTTGTTGGCAACAAAATTCAAAAACAATAGATTAATAATTATTACGGGGCAAGATAATTCTTATGAAATAGCAGAGGAATTTGCTTCAAAAATATCAAATGACTATCAACTGCTTAGGGCAATTGATAGTCCTTCTTTTATTGATAAATTAAAGAGAGATATACTTGACGATGATGTTGTAATATCTATAGGAGGGGGGAAGGTAATTGATATCTCGAAAGAAGTTGCATTTCACAGTAAGGCAGTTTTGATTGCATTACCTACAGTATTATCAAACGATGGTTTGGCTAATGGCCTGGTAGTAATAAAATCAGTAAACGATTCTAAAAGTATATATCGCAAAGCAGTTGACTATCTTTTTGTTGATTTTGATATAATATCAAATTCACCGGATATCTATATTAAGTCGGCAATAGGAGATGTTTTTTCAAATTATTCAGCGTTGAACGACTGGATGTTGGATGGTGATGATGAATATGTAAAGGAGACAGTAGAGTTAAGTTTGCAAAAAATAAAAGATGTCGATTTTAGCAATATTGATAATACTTTGGATGCGATTATTTATTCCGGAAAATCAGTTGAATATTTAAAAAACAGCTCTGCAATCAGTGGTAGTGAACACTTAATTTTACATAGTTTAGAAATACTTTTTCCTGATAAGATGGTAAACCATGGTATAGCCGTGGCAAGTATTTCATTATTTACTATGTTTCTCCAACAAAAACTTGAAGCGCATCATGTGGAATTTATTTTCGCAATGCAAATCCCTGCAAGTTTTTTATCATTATATCCTCTTGTGGAAACTCAATATGAAGAGTTGTTTCGTCTTGCTAAAAGTTATCGACAACACAGAAAAACAGTACTCAATAGTTATTCTGATTTTGAGTTAAGAAGACAGTTGAACTTATTTATTAATAAAGTGGATAGTTTTGATAAAAAAATAAATCTTTATAATCAAATTATTTAA
- a CDS encoding polysaccharide biosynthesis C-terminal domain-containing protein: protein MGVVINQSLKNLIWTYIGFAIGALNTLVLYQRFMDTEYFGLVNVLLSGAMIFYPLLSFGMGPSIIRFFSYKEFAENKGRLLFFTLTLPLLVIIVFGSVFYIFLPFINDNISEESALLRNYSHYIFYFAAIVAYFEVFYSYSKINLKSVFGNFLKEIFARFFVSVLLVLMYFELINDAEFIVLLLLVYLVRTIIMGVYSFRNFHFEIEYKLPENYRLILNYAFYIIITSSIGYLMIEIDKLMVAQYIDLSNVAYYAVATFIGIVVAVPGRAMQQILAPLMASAVVQSKWDEVEKLYKKSSINLFVVSGLIFLLITVNSNSLFSLLSEKYQGGETVVLFIAVGKLFMMLMGSNNSIVSNSKYYRYDMFFGVLLIVISIGLNIILIPVLGINGAALATALTIIIYNSLRLGFVYNKFKMQPFTYKTLLMFFVILILYFAFDYFPDFFNPFIQIIVVSALISLIYLLLVMFIKPSVDIDNIIKKYIKI, encoded by the coding sequence ATGGGAGTTGTAATAAATCAGTCACTTAAAAACTTAATTTGGACCTATATCGGGTTTGCAATTGGTGCCTTAAATACTTTGGTTCTGTACCAAAGATTTATGGATACTGAATATTTTGGACTTGTTAATGTATTGCTTTCAGGTGCGATGATATTTTATCCGCTATTGTCGTTTGGTATGGGACCTTCAATAATCCGATTTTTTTCATATAAGGAGTTTGCAGAAAATAAAGGGAGACTTTTATTTTTCACATTGACATTGCCACTTTTGGTTATTATAGTTTTTGGAAGTGTTTTTTATATTTTTCTTCCTTTTATTAATGATAATATTTCAGAAGAAAGTGCATTACTTCGCAACTATAGTCATTATATATTTTACTTTGCTGCTATTGTAGCTTATTTCGAAGTGTTTTATTCTTATTCTAAAATTAATCTGAAATCAGTTTTTGGAAATTTTTTAAAGGAGATATTTGCACGATTCTTTGTTTCAGTATTATTAGTGCTAATGTATTTTGAATTAATTAATGATGCAGAGTTTATAGTATTATTACTTCTTGTATATCTTGTTCGAACTATCATAATGGGAGTTTATTCTTTTAGGAATTTTCACTTTGAAATAGAGTATAAGTTGCCTGAAAACTATAGGTTGATATTGAATTATGCCTTTTATATTATTATTACTTCCTCTATCGGATATTTGATGATCGAGATAGATAAATTGATGGTCGCTCAATATATTGATTTATCAAATGTGGCATATTATGCTGTTGCGACATTTATTGGTATTGTAGTGGCAGTACCCGGTAGGGCAATGCAACAAATATTGGCACCTTTGATGGCCTCTGCCGTTGTTCAGTCAAAATGGGATGAAGTAGAAAAGTTGTATAAAAAAAGTTCTATAAATTTATTTGTTGTTTCCGGATTAATTTTTTTACTGATAACGGTTAATTCTAACAGCTTATTTTCTTTATTAAGCGAGAAGTATCAGGGAGGAGAAACAGTTGTTTTATTTATAGCTGTTGGAAAATTATTTATGATGCTCATGGGCAGTAATAATTCCATTGTATCTAATTCAAAGTACTACCGCTATGATATGTTTTTTGGAGTTTTATTAATTGTGATTTCTATAGGCTTAAATATTATTCTTATTCCGGTATTAGGTATAAACGGGGCGGCATTGGCAACTGCATTGACAATTATAATTTATAATTCATTGCGTTTGGGATTTGTTTATAATAAGTTCAAAATGCAACCATTTACGTATAAAACCCTATTAATGTTTTTTGTAATACTAATACTGTATTTTGCATTCGATTATTTTCCTGATTTTTTTAATCCTTTTATTCAAATTATTGTAGTTTCTGCATTAATATCACTGATATATTTATTGCTTGTTATGTTTATAAAGCCTTCAGTAGATATTGATAATATCATAAAAAAATATATTAAAATCTAA
- a CDS encoding HAD-IIIA family hydrolase, producing MMSNNKLPKLVLTDIDGVWTDGGMYYDQSGNEWKKFNTSDSAGVLFCKKMNIPVGIITGEDTEIVQRRADKLKVDYLFLGVKNKLSVVEELRKQLNLSWEDIAYIGDDLNDLQVLKKVGIAGVPSDAANYIRKHTSIDLYKKGGEGVFREFVETVLGEDIVSDLIEKHFS from the coding sequence ATGATGTCAAATAACAAATTGCCAAAATTAGTTTTAACCGATATTGATGGTGTATGGACCGATGGAGGTATGTACTATGATCAAAGTGGTAATGAGTGGAAGAAATTCAACACATCGGATAGTGCAGGTGTTTTATTTTGTAAAAAAATGAATATTCCCGTTGGAATTATTACCGGTGAGGACACTGAAATAGTACAAAGACGAGCCGATAAATTAAAGGTTGATTATCTTTTTTTAGGTGTAAAAAATAAGTTGTCGGTGGTAGAAGAACTGAGAAAACAGTTGAATTTATCATGGGAAGATATAGCCTATATCGGGGATGATTTAAACGATTTACAAGTCTTAAAAAAAGTTGGAATTGCCGGAGTTCCGAGTGATGCAGCAAATTATATTAGGAAGCATACTTCTATTGATTTATATAAAAAAGGAGGTGAAGGTGTTTTTAGAGAGTTTGTAGAAACCGTATTAGGTGAAGATATTGTATCAGATCTAATAGAAAAACATTTTTCATAA